Proteins found in one Agaribacterium sp. ZY112 genomic segment:
- a CDS encoding VacJ family lipoprotein gives MLSACASHSGSDEQSKQVDPWEGVNRKVFAFNMGLDKWLFRPVAKTYDFITPAPIQTGIGNFFSNIGEVGNVANDVMQLKWKQAGNDSLRFAVNSTVGLLGVLDVASRVGLEENEGEDVGQTLAHWGVAQGPYVVLPFLGPSTVREGLALPVDFYVLDPVAYIDRQAVLNTMVGTRLVHNRAGLFDIEELASGDLYVFMRDAYLQRREYLENDGEVALDYEDEFGDEDF, from the coding sequence ATGCTCAGTGCCTGTGCAAGCCACTCAGGTTCTGATGAGCAGAGCAAGCAAGTGGATCCGTGGGAGGGGGTTAATCGCAAGGTATTTGCTTTTAACATGGGGCTTGATAAGTGGTTGTTTCGCCCAGTGGCTAAAACTTACGACTTTATTACCCCGGCACCTATTCAAACAGGTATTGGTAACTTTTTTAGTAATATTGGTGAGGTGGGCAATGTTGCCAATGACGTGATGCAGTTGAAGTGGAAGCAAGCAGGTAACGATAGTTTGCGCTTTGCTGTGAACTCAACCGTTGGTTTGTTGGGGGTGCTTGACGTTGCCTCGCGTGTGGGGCTAGAAGAAAACGAAGGTGAAGATGTTGGTCAGACCCTTGCTCACTGGGGGGTGGCTCAAGGTCCTTACGTTGTGCTTCCTTTTTTGGGGCCTAGTACTGTGCGAGAGGGCTTGGCTTTACCCGTTGATTTTTATGTCTTAGACCCCGTGGCTTATATTGATCGGCAAGCGGTACTAAATACCATGGTAGGTACGCGCTTGGTCCATAATCGAGCCGGTCTATTTGATATTGAAGAGCTAGCCTCTGGGGATTTGTACGTGTTTATGCGTGATGCCTATTTGCAGCGCAGAGAATACCTCGAAAATGATGGCGAAGTTGCTCTAGATTATGAGGACGAATTTGGTGATGAGGACTTTTAG
- a CDS encoding PilZ domain-containing protein: MSASNQSYHEKRGFIRMKIDSPIKLIFDDGQAPQMGICKDLSGGGLLVETETTLPVGTSLEVIISSDHGHSPILRAHTHVSRIISKPSSEQLSCLLGLKIDTVLD, from the coding sequence ATGAGTGCAAGTAATCAGAGTTACCATGAAAAGCGCGGCTTTATTCGCATGAAGATAGATAGCCCAATCAAACTAATCTTCGATGATGGGCAAGCTCCGCAGATGGGCATATGTAAAGACTTAAGTGGGGGCGGGCTTTTAGTCGAAACGGAAACAACCCTACCCGTTGGCACGTCTTTAGAAGTTATTATCAGCTCCGATCACGGCCATTCACCGATACTAAGAGCACATACCCACGTCAGCCGTATTATTTCTAAACCCAGCTCTGAACAACTCAGCTGCCTGCTTGGCTTAAAAATAGATACCGTTTTGGATTAG
- a CDS encoding STAS domain-containing protein translates to MINNGEIKVADKDGVFIIKMTGDVRLTLSLSLDDFLEEMFTSEGFSSVIFDLSEAEAIDSTTLGLMAKVSLKGRALHHMDPIVITRNPMIIRLLDSMGFSEILQIVESAQIGHDDFQVLHSPDLAFDEEVVRQKVLEAHKSLVELNDDNKEVFKELIQSLESPK, encoded by the coding sequence ATGATAAATAATGGTGAGATTAAGGTCGCGGATAAGGACGGAGTCTTTATCATCAAAATGACCGGTGATGTACGGCTCACGCTAAGCCTTTCTTTGGATGATTTTTTAGAAGAAATGTTTACCAGTGAGGGCTTTAGCTCGGTTATTTTTGATCTGAGTGAGGCTGAAGCCATCGATAGTACAACCTTGGGCCTGATGGCGAAGGTATCGCTCAAAGGGCGAGCTTTGCATCATATGGACCCTATTGTCATCACTCGAAACCCGATGATTATTCGTTTATTGGATTCAATGGGTTTTTCGGAAATACTTCAGATTGTTGAGTCTGCTCAGATAGGGCACGATGACTTCCAAGTCTTGCACAGCCCCGATTTAGCCTTTGATGAAGAAGTGGTGCGGCAGAAAGTACTTGAAGCACATAAAAGCTTGGTTGAATTAAACGATGACAATAAAGAAGTGTTTAAAGAGCTTATACAGTCTCTAGAAAGCCCTAAATAA
- a CDS encoding VacB/RNase II family 3'-5' exoribonuclease has translation MLDPNAFAALNQLKADIQATKDYAEGVVAATSGRFGFVRCDDGRDAFLSPDKMDKVLPGDRVKVCLTENDKGKFDAELEALLSQGIGKFVGQYRVKGKGHFIAPSGRDFNRWIFVPPQQRKSAKEGDFVVAKIARHPWKDARPQANILFRIGQPDDPYIEHKYIKAKFDLNYRNTESHNKQLEDIQKCFSEQEFGERIDLKALPFVTIDSASTLDMDDALFAEKQGDNYLLHIAIADPASFLQADTPIAKQAQSCSQSVYLLGGTVPMLPAAIAHYAFSLEEKKVKPALVCNLKLSSQGEVTHSEFQLAEINSAAKLSYEQVANYLDNSDAEGLDAPLSTSLDTLAELSQKRRDYRETHFLLNEDHGDYDHRLDDKGHIESITPRQRNSAQQLVEESMVACNMAAGEFLAKHQCGLFMVHKGFREDRVGEAVALFKEEGLDFGDLSSLEAHNSMQRTLTADSEKAKFLPALRRLMQGAELSTEAGPHFGLGVAHYAPMTSPIRRFADLYNHWCIQAILKGQKAPSLNDAQLAELNESIRNGRQADRELLQWLHCLFGQTLLGQTATGRVRIVTQQGFGVRLDETGIEGFVLFDKKVEKQFDAKRLKLSVGDNTWYANDEVEIKISGIDLDKRRIAFELA, from the coding sequence ATGTTAGATCCAAACGCGTTCGCCGCCCTAAATCAGCTGAAAGCTGACATACAAGCAACTAAAGACTACGCCGAGGGTGTGGTTGCTGCAACGAGCGGGCGTTTTGGCTTTGTTCGCTGTGATGACGGTCGAGATGCTTTTCTCTCGCCCGACAAAATGGATAAGGTTCTTCCCGGCGATAGAGTTAAAGTTTGCCTCACCGAAAACGACAAAGGTAAATTTGATGCCGAGCTTGAAGCCTTATTAAGCCAAGGCATAGGTAAATTTGTAGGTCAGTATCGAGTAAAAGGTAAAGGTCACTTTATCGCACCGAGCGGCCGAGATTTTAACCGCTGGATTTTTGTGCCGCCGCAACAACGTAAAAGCGCTAAAGAGGGTGATTTTGTTGTCGCAAAAATTGCTCGCCACCCTTGGAAAGATGCTCGCCCCCAAGCAAATATCTTGTTTCGTATTGGCCAGCCAGATGATCCATATATCGAGCACAAATACATTAAAGCTAAGTTTGATCTCAACTACCGCAACACTGAAAGCCACAACAAGCAGCTTGAAGACATCCAAAAATGCTTTAGCGAACAAGAATTCGGCGAACGCATCGACCTCAAAGCCCTGCCTTTTGTAACCATCGATTCTGCTTCAACTCTCGACATGGATGACGCCCTGTTCGCCGAGAAACAAGGTGATAACTACCTATTGCATATTGCGATAGCGGACCCTGCCAGCTTCTTACAGGCCGACACCCCCATTGCTAAGCAAGCCCAAAGCTGCAGCCAGTCTGTTTATTTGCTAGGCGGAACTGTTCCAATGCTACCGGCAGCCATTGCTCATTACGCATTTTCTTTAGAAGAGAAAAAAGTAAAACCAGCTTTAGTTTGCAACCTCAAATTATCTTCGCAAGGAGAAGTCACTCACTCTGAGTTTCAACTTGCCGAAATCAACTCGGCCGCCAAACTCAGCTACGAGCAGGTTGCCAACTATTTAGATAACAGTGATGCGGAAGGCCTAGACGCACCATTGAGCACCTCACTCGATACGCTTGCCGAACTAAGCCAAAAACGCCGAGACTATCGTGAAACCCACTTCCTTTTAAATGAAGACCACGGCGACTACGATCATCGACTTGACGACAAAGGTCATATTGAAAGCATTACCCCTCGCCAAAGAAACAGCGCACAACAGCTTGTAGAAGAGTCTATGGTTGCCTGTAACATGGCTGCAGGTGAGTTTCTTGCTAAGCACCAATGTGGCTTATTTATGGTGCACAAAGGCTTTAGAGAGGATCGTGTAGGTGAGGCTGTCGCACTCTTTAAGGAAGAGGGCTTAGACTTTGGTGATCTGAGCAGCCTAGAAGCTCACAACAGCATGCAGCGCACCCTAACTGCGGACTCAGAAAAGGCTAAATTCCTACCCGCACTGCGCAGACTCATGCAAGGCGCAGAACTTAGCACCGAGGCAGGCCCTCACTTTGGTCTTGGCGTAGCTCATTACGCACCGATGACCTCGCCGATTCGTCGTTTTGCTGATCTCTATAACCACTGGTGTATACAAGCCATACTCAAAGGCCAAAAAGCACCAAGCTTAAACGACGCCCAGCTTGCTGAACTAAATGAAAGTATCCGCAATGGGCGTCAAGCAGATAGAGAGCTACTACAGTGGTTACACTGTTTATTTGGCCAAACACTGCTTGGCCAAACTGCTACGGGGCGCGTACGCATCGTTACTCAACAGGGCTTTGGCGTACGTTTAGATGAAACCGGTATCGAAGGCTTTGTCTTATTCGATAAAAAAGTTGAAAAACAGTTTGATGCCAAACGCCTTAAGCTAAGTGTCGGTGACAACACGTGGTACGCCAATGATGAGGTGGAAATCAAAATTAGCGGCATCGATTTAGACAAGCGACGTATCGCTTTTGAACTAGCTTAG
- the trmL gene encoding tRNA (uridine(34)/cytosine(34)/5-carboxymethylaminomethyluridine(34)-2'-O)-methyltransferase TrmL, with protein sequence MNQFNIVLFQPEIPPNTGNIIRLCANTPCRLHVIEPLGFELDDKRLRRAGLDYGEWASIARHASWEDFLNDEAPERMWALSTKGTRNHCETDFKFGDYLLFGPETRGLPDNALNECGSDKIVRIPMLEGSRSMNLSNACSVIVYEAWRQQNFSNCQ encoded by the coding sequence ATGAATCAATTTAACATCGTTTTGTTCCAACCGGAAATACCGCCTAATACGGGCAATATAATCCGCCTCTGCGCCAACACCCCTTGTCGCTTACACGTCATTGAACCCTTAGGTTTCGAGCTCGATGACAAGCGCTTAAGACGCGCTGGCCTCGATTACGGCGAGTGGGCCTCTATTGCTCGCCACGCCTCATGGGAGGATTTTCTAAACGATGAAGCACCCGAGCGCATGTGGGCTCTATCGACCAAAGGCACACGCAATCATTGTGAAACTGATTTCAAGTTTGGCGACTACCTACTCTTTGGCCCTGAAACACGAGGCCTTCCCGATAATGCACTCAATGAGTGCGGTTCGGACAAGATCGTTCGAATCCCTATGTTAGAGGGAAGCCGAAGCATGAACTTAAGCAACGCCTGCTCTGTTATTGTCTATGAAGCATGGCGCCAACAAAACTTCAGTAATTGCCAATAA
- the mshL gene encoding pilus (MSHA type) biogenesis protein MshL: MLKNKLLKQEPFWVVRSLLVLSCCVLSGCITQPPGTTTAEEEYQSFVAPPEEAEEVEVPAQVDDALAGAGQQKAAVKPTLARFDVSVKNIPARLFFVSLVSESGENVVAHPEIEGQISLDLRNVSIDEVLSVVRDVYGYEYQHKDGIYTIYPRKLRTQVFPIDYLDIQRVGVSDTSVLIGTADTSNNNRNNGSGGNVSNSPSQNTANLLDYLGEGDESSKQGDGMTPGSRVQTLNKTDFWSSLQTTLVGIIGGESDGRFVMTNPQAGVVVVKALPTELGTVRDFLEQSELSVQRQVVLETKILEVQLNDHHANGVNWGAIGGALAVTQNISAIGDIAEVIVDSGDAGQVVFSSAIGVADITDLIHLLDQQGDVQVLSSPRISTVNNQKAVIRVGSDEYFVTGISNTQTTSAATVNNTPEIELSPFFSGISLDVTPQIADDGDVILHIHPIVSNVKDQIKEIALGEDSFSLPLAHRDVRESDSIVRAENGQVVVLGGLMQETTQDTSTDRGFLASIPIINTLFKHEEQKLNKTELVILMRPIVIEDGTWEQIVSDGQAAFENGGR; this comes from the coding sequence ATGCTAAAGAATAAGTTACTGAAGCAAGAGCCTTTTTGGGTTGTACGATCGCTATTAGTACTAAGCTGCTGTGTTTTATCTGGCTGTATTACTCAGCCTCCAGGCACCACTACGGCAGAGGAAGAGTATCAGAGTTTTGTGGCACCACCTGAAGAAGCGGAAGAGGTTGAGGTTCCAGCTCAAGTGGATGATGCTCTTGCTGGAGCGGGGCAACAAAAAGCAGCTGTCAAACCGACTCTGGCTCGTTTTGATGTATCCGTGAAAAATATTCCAGCCCGCTTGTTTTTTGTGAGTTTGGTTAGTGAATCGGGTGAAAATGTTGTCGCTCACCCTGAAATTGAAGGGCAAATAAGTCTTGATTTACGTAATGTCAGCATCGATGAAGTGCTTAGTGTAGTTCGCGATGTTTATGGTTATGAATATCAGCATAAAGACGGCATCTACACGATTTACCCGCGTAAATTGCGCACTCAGGTATTTCCTATTGATTACTTAGATATTCAGCGTGTTGGGGTTAGTGACACCTCGGTATTAATTGGAACGGCGGATACGTCAAATAATAATCGTAATAACGGCTCTGGGGGGAATGTGTCTAATAGCCCCAGCCAAAATACGGCAAACTTATTAGATTATCTTGGCGAAGGTGATGAAAGCTCTAAGCAAGGGGATGGCATGACCCCAGGCTCGCGAGTACAAACATTAAATAAAACGGATTTCTGGTCGAGCCTACAGACAACCTTAGTTGGCATTATTGGCGGTGAAAGTGATGGTCGCTTTGTAATGACAAATCCTCAAGCAGGGGTCGTGGTTGTCAAAGCCTTACCGACTGAGCTCGGCACTGTGCGTGATTTTCTTGAGCAAAGTGAGTTAAGCGTTCAGCGTCAAGTGGTATTAGAAACCAAAATTTTGGAAGTCCAACTTAATGATCATCATGCCAATGGGGTTAATTGGGGGGCTATTGGTGGTGCTTTAGCAGTAACTCAGAACATAAGCGCAATAGGCGATATTGCTGAGGTTATTGTCGATTCAGGCGATGCCGGACAGGTTGTTTTCTCGTCTGCTATTGGCGTGGCTGATATTACTGACCTTATTCACTTACTCGATCAGCAAGGTGATGTACAGGTGTTATCAAGCCCGCGTATTTCAACCGTAAATAACCAAAAAGCAGTGATTCGTGTAGGTTCAGATGAGTACTTTGTGACAGGTATTTCGAATACCCAAACTACCAGTGCTGCCACCGTTAACAATACGCCAGAGATCGAATTAAGCCCATTCTTTAGCGGTATTAGCTTGGATGTTACTCCTCAAATTGCAGATGACGGTGATGTGATTCTTCATATTCATCCCATCGTTAGTAATGTAAAAGATCAAATTAAGGAGATCGCCTTAGGCGAAGATAGCTTCTCTTTACCTTTGGCTCATCGTGATGTGCGTGAGTCCGATTCCATTGTTCGAGCCGAAAACGGTCAAGTGGTTGTGCTTGGCGGCTTGATGCAAGAAACCACTCAGGACACCAGTACCGACAGAGGCTTTTTGGCGAGCATCCCAATTATTAATACCTTGTTTAAGCACGAAGAGCAAAAGCTTAATAAAACGGAGCTGGTTATCTTGATGCGTCCTATTGTGATTGAGGATGGCACTTGGGAGCAGATCGTTTCTGATGGCCAAGCCGCTTTTGAAAATGGTGGGCGCTAG
- a CDS encoding ExeA family protein, whose translation MYDSHFNFSELPFSLTPDTQFFLNQRSHKDALSTILVALKHSEGFVKVVGEVGTGKTLLSRILLAELKKDCVTAYVPNPYLSPDELKSFVAQEVGAQFDKDMASHELMSALYRRLVQVHRTGKQVVLIVDEAQAMPRDTVECLRLLTNLETEKRKLLQVVMLGQPELDKLLNRSDLRQLKQRIVFSEYLKPLDKSACRAYIRHRLNSVCSNGENIFSVSAMDLVQKASGGIPRLVNILCHKSLIAAYGRGHKQVALWHVAKAIKDTQESKARILARLLSMELWSPRGELVE comes from the coding sequence ATGTATGACTCTCACTTTAATTTCTCTGAGTTGCCGTTTTCGTTAACCCCGGATACGCAATTTTTCTTAAATCAGAGAAGTCACAAGGATGCTCTAAGCACGATTTTAGTGGCCCTTAAGCACAGCGAAGGTTTTGTTAAGGTTGTTGGTGAGGTTGGTACAGGCAAGACCCTTCTCAGTCGCATACTGCTTGCTGAGCTTAAAAAAGATTGTGTAACTGCTTATGTTCCCAACCCTTATTTAAGCCCGGATGAGCTGAAGTCTTTTGTTGCACAAGAGGTGGGCGCTCAGTTTGATAAAGACATGGCTTCTCATGAGTTGATGTCGGCTTTATATCGGCGTTTAGTTCAGGTGCATCGCACGGGCAAACAAGTTGTACTCATTGTCGATGAAGCTCAAGCAATGCCGCGTGATACCGTCGAATGTTTGCGCCTTTTAACAAACTTAGAAACAGAAAAACGTAAATTGCTTCAGGTTGTTATGTTGGGGCAGCCCGAATTAGATAAGCTTTTAAATCGCAGTGATTTACGCCAACTTAAGCAGCGTATTGTGTTTTCTGAATATCTAAAGCCATTAGATAAGAGCGCCTGCCGTGCTTATATTCGTCACCGTTTAAATTCTGTTTGCTCAAATGGCGAGAATATTTTCTCGGTATCGGCAATGGATTTGGTGCAAAAGGCGTCTGGCGGTATTCCTCGCTTGGTGAATATCTTATGTCATAAAAGTTTGATTGCAGCTTATGGGCGAGGGCATAAACAAGTGGCTTTATGGCATGTCGCCAAAGCCATTAAAGACACACAAGAAAGTAAAGCTCGGATATTGGCTAGGCTTCTCTCGATGGAGTTATGGTCACCACGAGGGGAGCTTGTTGAGTGA
- a CDS encoding GspE/PulE family protein → MTSSKRIRLGDLLVAQQLISQEQLESALAEQKKTGLKLGRQLIELSYVDENTLLDLLSKQLGIPFVELKHFRFNRELVQTLPEAVARRYRVIVLNEDSDGILLGMADPTDIFGLDDIQAVLNKPIKTAVVRESELLDILDIAYSRADQIADLAGQLDEELAEDAVDLGDIVTDASDNDAPVVKLLQTIFEEALSTKASDIHIEPDETVLRIRQRIDGVLVEQVMNEKRIAAALVVRLKLMSNLDISEKRLPQDGRFNLRLGRHNIDVRVSTMPVQFGESVVMRILDQSEGVRPLTNVGMPTAYIDRFRSVIQRPYGLVLVTGPTGSGKTTTLYGALSELNTPEKKIITVEDPVEYRLPRVSQVQIHERIGLDFGSVLRSTLRQDPDILLVGEIRDAESAEIALRAAMTGHLVLSTLHTNDAVTSALRLVDMGVDPYLVAASLKAIIAQRLVRKVCESCAEPYELDQTELALFQRLRPKLDLADTHFKKGSGCPHCFNSGFRGRVGVFELLEINEAMADALRDNNVREFNSAAHRSTSYRSLGSCALDLAIDGTVAFSEVLRVSAELADESLSDMAE, encoded by the coding sequence ATGACGTCATCAAAACGGATTCGCCTTGGTGATCTTCTTGTAGCTCAACAACTGATTAGTCAGGAACAGTTGGAATCAGCGCTTGCAGAGCAAAAAAAGACGGGGCTGAAACTTGGCCGTCAGCTTATTGAGCTGAGTTATGTTGATGAAAATACCTTGCTGGATCTACTGTCCAAGCAGCTTGGTATCCCTTTTGTTGAATTAAAGCACTTTCGTTTTAATCGTGAGCTTGTACAAACGCTTCCAGAAGCAGTTGCGCGTCGTTATCGAGTCATTGTGCTTAATGAAGATAGTGATGGCATCTTATTGGGCATGGCCGACCCTACTGATATTTTTGGCCTCGATGATATTCAGGCCGTCTTAAATAAACCGATTAAGACGGCAGTTGTTCGAGAGTCTGAGCTGTTAGATATTCTTGATATTGCTTACAGCCGTGCAGATCAAATTGCGGATCTTGCCGGTCAGCTAGATGAAGAGCTTGCTGAAGATGCGGTTGATCTTGGCGATATTGTCACAGATGCCTCTGACAACGATGCCCCTGTTGTTAAGTTACTGCAAACAATATTCGAAGAGGCATTAAGTACCAAAGCCTCTGATATACATATTGAGCCGGATGAAACGGTCTTAAGGATTCGCCAGCGTATAGATGGTGTGTTGGTCGAGCAGGTTATGAATGAAAAGCGTATTGCTGCCGCGTTGGTGGTGCGCTTAAAACTGATGTCTAATTTAGATATCAGTGAAAAACGTCTACCTCAAGACGGACGCTTTAATTTACGTCTAGGGCGCCACAATATCGACGTGCGTGTATCGACGATGCCGGTGCAATTTGGTGAGTCTGTGGTAATGCGTATTTTGGATCAAAGTGAAGGCGTGCGGCCGCTAACGAATGTTGGGATGCCAACCGCGTATATTGATCGTTTCCGCTCGGTGATACAGCGTCCTTATGGTTTGGTCTTGGTGACCGGCCCTACCGGTAGTGGTAAAACCACAACGCTTTATGGCGCTTTGTCTGAGTTAAATACGCCTGAGAAAAAAATTATCACAGTAGAAGACCCTGTGGAATATCGCTTGCCTCGGGTTTCTCAAGTGCAAATTCATGAACGTATTGGCTTAGATTTTGGCTCTGTTTTGCGTTCTACTTTGCGCCAGGACCCAGATATTTTATTAGTGGGCGAGATACGTGATGCTGAGTCAGCAGAGATTGCGTTACGCGCTGCGATGACGGGCCACCTAGTGCTTTCAACTCTTCATACCAATGACGCAGTGACTTCTGCTCTGCGCTTGGTGGATATGGGGGTAGATCCTTATCTTGTTGCTGCAAGTTTAAAGGCCATTATTGCGCAGCGCTTGGTGCGTAAAGTGTGTGAAAGTTGCGCTGAACCCTATGAGTTGGACCAGACAGAATTGGCTTTATTTCAGCGCTTACGGCCTAAACTGGACCTTGCCGATACCCACTTTAAAAAAGGCTCAGGCTGCCCTCACTGTTTTAACTCGGGCTTTCGAGGACGTGTTGGCGTATTTGAACTATTGGAAATTAATGAGGCTATGGCCGATGCGCTTCGTGATAATAATGTTCGTGAATTTAATAGTGCGGCTCATCGCAGTACGAGCTACCGATCTTTAGGTTCCTGTGCTTTAGATTTGGCCATTGACGGTACCGTTGCGTTTTCGGAGGTGTTGCGTGTCAGTGCCGAATTGGCTGATGAAAGCTTAAGTGATATGGCTGAATAA
- a CDS encoding type II secretion system F family protein yields the protein MAEFLYQGRAERGQNIQGKMEAISADSVASQLVGRGITPIKIEKVSVSASAWRQIKDRLGLNKVQTVDLVMFCRQMYTITKAGIPLTRGLRGLAASIRHEYFQEVVSEVADRLEGGSSLSAALRHYPKVFNSLFVSLIAVGENSGKLDEVFKQIAFYFERDEETKKRIKSALRYPSFVLIAIAIAITVVNLYVIPEFASLFARFDAELPILTRVLVASSNLFINYGALILLALVLVVGGFVFYIKTDSGALWWGRKKMRLPLIGSLVERASMARYARSFSLMLAAGVPISQALALCAAAVDNAWLHKKIEEIRAGIERGDSLLRTHLQAELFTPLVLQMIAVGEESGQVESLLGEVAEFYEREVDYDLKTLTDRIEPILIVFMAAVVLVLALGIFLPMWSLYDVQAGKY from the coding sequence ATGGCTGAGTTTCTCTATCAAGGTCGGGCAGAACGCGGCCAAAACATACAGGGGAAGATGGAGGCCATCAGTGCTGACTCGGTTGCCTCTCAATTAGTTGGGCGTGGCATAACACCCATTAAAATTGAGAAAGTCTCGGTCAGCGCTTCAGCTTGGCGACAAATAAAAGATCGCCTTGGTCTTAATAAGGTGCAAACCGTTGACTTAGTTATGTTTTGTCGGCAGATGTATACCATCACTAAAGCTGGTATTCCCCTTACTCGAGGTTTACGTGGTTTAGCTGCGAGTATTCGCCATGAGTATTTTCAAGAAGTCGTAAGTGAGGTCGCCGATAGGCTAGAAGGTGGTTCAAGTTTATCGGCAGCGCTTAGGCACTACCCCAAAGTTTTTAATTCTTTATTTGTTAGTTTGATTGCCGTGGGTGAAAACAGCGGCAAACTCGATGAGGTCTTTAAGCAGATTGCATTTTATTTTGAACGAGATGAAGAGACAAAAAAACGAATTAAATCCGCTTTGCGTTATCCAAGTTTTGTCCTTATTGCCATTGCTATTGCGATTACCGTAGTCAATCTTTATGTGATCCCTGAATTTGCATCTTTATTTGCCCGTTTTGATGCCGAGCTGCCTATACTTACTAGGGTGCTTGTTGCTTCGTCCAATTTATTTATTAACTATGGCGCCCTTATTTTATTAGCTTTAGTGCTTGTTGTAGGAGGTTTTGTTTTTTATATAAAAACGGACTCCGGTGCACTGTGGTGGGGGCGGAAGAAAATGCGCCTACCACTTATTGGCTCCTTAGTTGAGCGGGCCTCTATGGCTCGTTATGCGCGTAGCTTCAGCTTAATGTTGGCCGCTGGTGTACCTATTTCTCAGGCTTTGGCTTTGTGTGCGGCCGCTGTTGATAATGCGTGGTTACATAAAAAAATTGAAGAGATTCGTGCAGGCATAGAGCGAGGGGATTCATTATTGCGAACTCACTTGCAAGCTGAGCTATTTACACCGCTGGTATTACAAATGATTGCCGTAGGTGAAGAAAGTGGCCAGGTTGAAAGCTTATTAGGTGAAGTCGCTGAGTTTTACGAAAGAGAAGTGGATTACGATCTTAAAACCCTGACAGACCGTATAGAACCTATATTGATTGTGTTTATGGCTGCGGTAGTACTGGTACTTGCCTTGGGAATCTTTTTGCCAATGTGGAGTCTATATGACGTACAAGCTGGCAAATACTAA
- a CDS encoding prepilin-type N-terminal cleavage/methylation domain-containing protein: MTYKLANTKGFSLFELVVVLIVIALLFTFSAKRYLKHIEESQETAVHYQASAFLRGVESIKAAAAINKSRKVQLRDGPAFYLNKRGWPVSSSELETKPRYSLSADSCRSLWLGLFSQVKQGEGHEQFVPSLERGRYCRYRLNRTREGNYYFDYDAQTGRIAIHAQ; the protein is encoded by the coding sequence ATGACGTACAAGCTGGCAAATACTAAAGGCTTTAGTCTATTTGAGCTGGTGGTAGTGCTAATTGTTATTGCCTTACTCTTTACTTTTAGCGCTAAACGTTATTTAAAGCATATAGAAGAAAGCCAAGAAACGGCCGTGCACTATCAAGCTTCAGCGTTTTTACGTGGGGTTGAAAGTATTAAGGCGGCAGCGGCAATAAATAAGTCACGTAAAGTACAGTTAAGAGATGGCCCTGCTTTTTATTTAAATAAGCGGGGGTGGCCGGTGTCGAGTAGTGAGCTAGAAACTAAGCCTCGTTATAGCTTGTCAGCAGACTCTTGCCGTAGTTTATGGTTGGGCTTATTTAGCCAAGTAAAACAAGGGGAGGGGCATGAGCAGTTTGTGCCTTCTTTAGAGCGCGGGCGCTATTGTCGTTACCGCTTAAACAGAACAAGGGAGGGCAATTATTATTTTGATTACGATGCTCAAACTGGGCGAATAGCCATACATGCGCAATAA
- a CDS encoding prepilin-type N-terminal cleavage/methylation domain-containing protein, translating into MKKQQSGFTLIEMIAVMVVVGILAATALPQFVDLSDSAEDASINGVAGALSSAASLNYAAYLASDAGLAGAPAHAPVDSCADVADAMTSFPAADYTITPDTAIANAGDTEECTLQLAADATVTATFTAIGAP; encoded by the coding sequence ATGAAGAAGCAACAATCTGGTTTTACTTTAATTGAAATGATTGCCGTTATGGTTGTCGTTGGTATTCTTGCTGCGACAGCTTTACCGCAGTTTGTTGATCTATCTGATTCAGCAGAAGATGCATCTATTAATGGTGTGGCGGGTGCGTTAAGCAGTGCTGCGTCTCTAAACTACGCGGCTTACTTAGCTAGTGACGCAGGCTTAGCTGGTGCGCCAGCTCATGCACCTGTTGATAGTTGTGCAGATGTTGCCGATGCGATGACTTCCTTCCCTGCTGCCGATTATACTATTACACCTGATACTGCTATTGCTAATGCTGGTGATACAGAAGAGTGTACTTTGCAATTAGCTGCTGATGCGACTGTTACAGCAACATTTACGGCTATTGGTGCACCATAA